A window from Streptomyces sp. NBC_00299 encodes these proteins:
- a CDS encoding PucR family transcriptional regulator, with protein sequence MPPTLASLLHHSALKLTVRAGEDRLDVPVRWVHASELADPVPYMEGGELLLITALKLDAENPESMQRYVRRLVGAGVAGLGFAVGVNYEDIPEALVDAAAQEGMPLLEVPRRTPFLAISKAVSAAIAADQYRAVTAGFAAQRELTKQALTDGPEGLLAALASQVDGWAALYDASGAVVATAPEWAGRRAARLTADVERLRERPAPASSVVGGPENEDRVELHTLGTGRRPRAALAVGTAAALGTAERYAVHSAIALLTLTTERSRSLQAAEARVGAAVLRMLLAGEPDHARAVAGDLYGGLLDAPFRVIVAEAASVSAARVVDSGSRVALTKASAAVLVAASEASGDPLGALTEIVESAAARAGEAVLVVPEGEGDAARLVVLAADGGAAVGACADYAAALEAARTGAVPEQSGGADEDELVVGLSAPAGPIAAAAAYKQAEQALSVARRRGRVCVEHEQMAAGSVLPLLADDAVKAFADGLLRALHEHDATGRGDLVASLRAWLSRHGQWDAAAADLGVHRHTLRYRMRRVEEILGRSLDDADVRMELWLALKATSSE encoded by the coding sequence ATGCCCCCCACGCTCGCCTCGCTCCTGCACCACTCCGCGCTCAAGCTGACCGTGCGGGCGGGCGAGGACCGCCTGGACGTGCCCGTGCGCTGGGTGCACGCCAGTGAGCTCGCCGACCCGGTCCCCTATATGGAGGGCGGGGAACTGCTCCTGATCACCGCGCTCAAGCTGGACGCGGAGAACCCCGAGTCGATGCAGCGCTATGTGCGGCGGCTGGTCGGCGCGGGCGTGGCCGGACTCGGCTTCGCGGTCGGCGTCAACTACGAGGACATCCCCGAGGCACTCGTCGACGCGGCGGCGCAGGAGGGCATGCCGCTGCTGGAGGTGCCGCGCCGCACGCCGTTCCTCGCCATCAGCAAAGCCGTGTCGGCAGCGATCGCGGCGGACCAGTACCGGGCGGTGACGGCGGGGTTCGCGGCCCAACGGGAGCTGACCAAGCAGGCGTTGACCGACGGGCCGGAAGGGCTGCTGGCCGCGCTGGCCTCGCAGGTCGACGGCTGGGCGGCGCTGTACGACGCGTCCGGTGCCGTCGTGGCGACCGCACCGGAGTGGGCCGGGCGGCGGGCGGCACGGCTCACGGCGGACGTGGAGCGGCTGCGCGAGCGGCCGGCGCCGGCGTCGTCCGTCGTGGGCGGGCCGGAGAACGAGGACCGGGTCGAGCTGCACACCCTGGGCACCGGCCGCCGGCCTCGTGCCGCCCTGGCCGTGGGCACGGCGGCGGCACTGGGCACGGCGGAGCGGTACGCCGTGCACTCGGCCATCGCGCTGCTGACCCTGACCACCGAGCGGTCGCGCTCGCTGCAGGCGGCCGAGGCGCGGGTCGGCGCGGCAGTGCTGCGCATGCTGCTGGCCGGGGAGCCCGATCATGCGCGGGCGGTGGCCGGGGACCTGTACGGAGGGCTCCTGGACGCGCCCTTCCGGGTGATCGTCGCCGAGGCCGCCTCGGTGTCGGCGGCGCGTGTCGTGGACTCCGGGAGCCGGGTGGCGCTCACCAAGGCGTCCGCCGCGGTGCTGGTCGCCGCCTCCGAGGCGAGCGGCGATCCGCTGGGTGCCCTCACCGAGATCGTGGAGTCGGCGGCGGCGCGGGCCGGGGAAGCGGTGCTGGTGGTCCCCGAGGGGGAGGGAGACGCGGCGCGGCTGGTGGTGCTCGCGGCCGACGGGGGTGCGGCGGTGGGCGCGTGTGCGGACTACGCGGCGGCGTTGGAGGCGGCGCGGACGGGGGCCGTACCGGAGCAGTCGGGGGGCGCCGACGAGGACGAGCTGGTCGTCGGGCTCTCGGCGCCGGCCGGACCCATCGCCGCGGCGGCGGCGTACAAGCAGGCCGAGCAGGCGCTGTCGGTGGCGCGGCGGCGGGGGCGGGTGTGTGTGGAGCACGAGCAGATGGCGGCGGGGTCGGTGCTGCCGTTGCTCGCGGACGACGCGGTGAAGGCGTTCGCGGACGGGTTGCTGCGGGCGCTGCACGAGCACGACGCGACGGGGCGGGGGGATCTGGTCGCCTCGCTGCGGGCCTGGCTGTCCCGGCACGGGCAGTGGGACGCGGCGGCAGCGGACCTCGGGGTGCACCGGCACACGCTGCGGTACCGGATGCGGCGGGTGGAGGAGATTCTGGGGCGGTCCCTGGACGACGCGGACGTGCGGATGGAGCTCTGGCTGGCGTTGAAGGCGACGTCGTCCGAGTAG
- a CDS encoding glycoside hydrolase family 3 C-terminal domain-containing protein — protein sequence MTAQTPPTPPFRDRRLPFAKRIDDLLSRLTLDEKIGFLHQFTPAVERLGIAAFRTGQEALHGVAWMGPATVFPQAVGLGATWNTDLVRRVGEAVSKETRAMRARDDRVGLNVWSPTVNLLRHPLWGRNEEGYSEDPKLTSAIATAYTRGLRGDHPTYWRTAPVLKHWLAHNNETGRDVTSSSVRPRVLHEYDLRAFRETVEAGATAGVMPAYNLVNGRPNHVSPYLREHLRTWTDEDILVCSDAGAPSNLVDSEHYFDTHEEATAAAILAGVDSFTDHGTDSSKITARVRGALDQGLLTEADLDTAVRRQLSVRFRLGEFEPEYDPHAPTKDFDTPAHRALAQEAAEQSVVLLKNSGGLLPLAPDTRIAVVGLLADECKLDWYSGTLIHRSTPLEGLYERFGAERVEFAEGVDRVLLKTSAGTFLRVPEAEADDEVRGAEGALDPALLAGRTDLPPLTCGPTGTELALVDWGEGVLTLRAPDGRYLSVAGDGCLRASADQPGGWVVQETFRLEPHGNGHLLRHLGTGHHVSVAADGVRVAEANPEAFELVVVESGEEAVARVTSRADVVLVVAGNDPHINGRETEDRTTLALPAHQERLLRAARAANPNTVLALVSAYPYAVDPAAIPAMLWTSHGGQAAGTALARVLAGDVSPAGRLPQTWYADDADLPGLLDYDVIDGRQTYLYFEGTPLFPFGHGLSYARFSYVGLRTTVGGNALTVTFTVTNTGEVTADEVAQLYTRAVDPTVPRPRRELVAHGRVRLAPGERQELSFEVPLSAFDFWDVARGGWRREPGRYEILAGASSEDIRLRTTLTLAGEAPAPRPAVRRGLNAADFDEQSGIAIVDRTKASGDAVTPAQGGSGELVYRHCDFGAGVTQVTATVSGDGVVEVSLDGGPVLAVLASGAADAGPYDYSTVSAGITADGVHDVHLELRGPLRLAHVGFSG from the coding sequence GTGACCGCACAAACGCCGCCCACGCCACCTTTCCGTGATCGGCGACTGCCGTTCGCGAAGCGCATCGACGACCTTCTGTCGCGGCTCACCCTCGACGAGAAGATCGGATTTCTGCACCAGTTCACGCCCGCCGTGGAGCGCCTCGGCATCGCCGCGTTCCGCACCGGGCAGGAGGCCCTGCACGGCGTGGCGTGGATGGGCCCGGCCACCGTCTTTCCCCAGGCGGTCGGCCTCGGCGCGACCTGGAACACCGATCTCGTACGCCGGGTCGGCGAAGCGGTGTCGAAGGAGACCCGCGCCATGCGCGCCCGCGACGACCGGGTCGGCCTCAACGTCTGGTCCCCCACCGTCAATCTCCTGCGCCACCCCCTGTGGGGCCGCAACGAGGAGGGCTACTCCGAGGACCCGAAGCTCACCTCGGCCATCGCCACCGCGTACACCCGCGGACTGCGCGGCGACCACCCGACGTACTGGCGCACCGCCCCCGTACTCAAGCACTGGCTGGCCCACAACAACGAGACGGGCCGCGACGTCACATCCTCGTCGGTGCGCCCGCGCGTCCTGCACGAATACGACCTGCGGGCCTTCCGTGAGACGGTCGAGGCGGGCGCGACGGCCGGGGTGATGCCCGCGTACAACCTGGTCAACGGCCGCCCCAACCATGTCTCGCCGTATCTGCGCGAGCACCTGCGCACCTGGACCGACGAGGACATCCTGGTCTGCTCGGACGCCGGTGCGCCGTCCAACCTGGTCGACTCCGAGCACTACTTCGACACCCACGAGGAGGCCACGGCGGCCGCGATCCTCGCCGGTGTGGACAGCTTCACCGACCACGGCACCGACAGTTCGAAGATCACGGCGCGGGTCCGCGGGGCCCTGGACCAGGGCCTGCTGACCGAGGCGGACCTCGACACGGCGGTCCGCCGCCAGCTCTCGGTCCGCTTCCGCCTCGGTGAGTTCGAACCGGAGTACGACCCGCACGCGCCCACCAAGGACTTCGACACCCCGGCCCACCGGGCGCTCGCCCAGGAGGCCGCCGAGCAGTCGGTCGTCCTGCTCAAGAACAGCGGCGGACTGCTGCCGCTCGCACCGGACACCCGGATCGCCGTGGTCGGCCTGCTCGCCGACGAGTGCAAGCTCGACTGGTACAGCGGCACGCTCATCCACCGCTCCACCCCGCTGGAGGGCCTGTACGAGCGGTTCGGCGCGGAGCGGGTGGAGTTCGCGGAGGGCGTCGACCGCGTCCTGCTGAAGACCTCGGCCGGAACCTTCCTGCGCGTCCCCGAGGCCGAAGCCGACGACGAGGTGCGCGGCGCCGAGGGCGCCCTCGACCCGGCCCTGCTCGCCGGCCGTACCGACCTGCCCCCGCTGACCTGCGGCCCGACCGGCACCGAACTCGCGCTCGTCGACTGGGGCGAGGGCGTGCTGACGCTGCGCGCCCCCGACGGCCGCTATCTCTCCGTCGCCGGGGACGGCTGCCTCCGCGCCTCCGCCGACCAGCCCGGAGGCTGGGTCGTCCAGGAGACGTTCCGCCTGGAACCGCATGGGAACGGGCACCTCCTCCGGCATCTCGGCACGGGTCACCACGTGTCAGTCGCCGCCGACGGCGTCAGGGTTGCCGAGGCGAATCCGGAAGCGTTCGAGCTCGTCGTCGTCGAATCCGGGGAAGAAGCGGTGGCGCGTGTCACCTCGCGGGCGGACGTGGTCCTGGTGGTCGCGGGCAACGACCCCCACATCAACGGCCGCGAGACCGAGGACCGCACGACACTGGCCCTGCCCGCCCATCAGGAACGCCTCCTGCGGGCCGCCCGCGCCGCCAACCCGAACACGGTGCTGGCGCTGGTGTCGGCATACCCGTACGCCGTCGACCCGGCCGCGATCCCGGCGATGCTCTGGACGTCCCACGGCGGCCAGGCGGCCGGCACCGCCCTGGCCCGGGTCCTGGCCGGCGACGTCTCCCCCGCGGGCCGCCTCCCGCAGACCTGGTACGCCGACGACGCCGACCTGCCCGGCCTCCTCGACTACGACGTGATCGACGGCCGCCAGACGTACCTGTACTTCGAAGGGACCCCACTGTTCCCGTTCGGCCACGGCTTGTCGTACGCGCGTTTCTCGTACGTCGGCCTGCGGACGACGGTGGGCGGCAACGCGCTGACGGTCACCTTCACGGTCACCAACACCGGCGAGGTGACGGCCGACGAGGTCGCCCAGCTCTACACCCGCGCCGTGGACCCGACGGTGCCGCGTCCGCGCCGCGAGCTGGTGGCGCACGGCAGGGTGCGGCTGGCTCCCGGCGAGCGGCAGGAGCTGAGTTTCGAAGTCCCGCTGTCCGCCTTCGACTTCTGGGACGTCGCCCGGGGCGGTTGGCGCCGCGAGCCGGGCCGGTACGAGATCCTGGCCGGCGCCTCCAGCGAGGACATCCGCCTGCGTACGACCCTGACCCTGGCCGGCGAGGCGCCCGCCCCGCGCCCGGCCGTCCGACGCGGCCTGAACGCGGCCGACTTCGACGAGCAGAGCGGCATCGCGATCGTCGACCGCACGAAGGCGTCGGGCGATGCGGTGACGCCGGCGCAGGGCGGGTCGGGCGAACTGGTCTACCGGCACTGCGACTTCGGGGCCGGCGTCACACAGGTGACGGCGACGGTCTCCGGCGACGGCGTGGTCGAGGTGTCCCTGGACGGGGGCCCGGTGCTCGCCGTACTGGCGTCCGGGGCGGCGGATGCGGGTCCGTACGACTACTCGACGGTGAGCGCCGGCATCACCGCCGACGGCGTCCACGACGTCCACCTCGAACTGCGCGGCCCACTGCGGCTCGCGCACGTCGGCTTCTCCGGTTGA
- a CDS encoding aldehyde dehydrogenase family protein has translation MTSTHAFWLAGRQVSGEDSFDVTSPWDGRVVGTVSVPTDAQTEEAVAAAYAVREDFAATPAHVRAAALDHVSRRLVERTEEIARLISAENGKPMKWARGEVGRAVSVFRFAAEEARRFNGGEAQRLDTDLGGQGRLAFTRRFPKGVVLGIAPFNFPLNLCAHKIAPAIAAGAPIILKPAPATPLSGLILGELLAETELPAGSWSILPVPNDKMPALVQDERLPVISFTGSEKVGYAIMDSVPRKHCTLELGGNGAAIVLADFASDADLDRAATRIATFSNYQGGQSCISVQRVIADASVYDRLVPRIVAAVEAQVTGDPGDDATDVGPLVSEDAAKRVENWVEEAVSAGASLLTGGKRDGASYAPTVLTDVPAGTTLACEEVFGPVLTVQKVDGEAAAFAAANDSKYGLQAGVFTHDLQTAFRAHRALEVGGVVIGDVPSYRADQMPYGGAKQSGVGREGVKFAMDDYTYERVMVLTGIAL, from the coding sequence ATGACTTCCACCCACGCCTTCTGGCTCGCCGGCCGCCAGGTCAGCGGCGAGGACAGCTTTGATGTGACCTCCCCGTGGGACGGGCGGGTCGTCGGCACGGTGAGCGTGCCGACGGACGCGCAGACCGAGGAGGCCGTGGCCGCCGCGTACGCCGTCCGCGAGGACTTCGCCGCGACCCCGGCCCACGTACGTGCCGCCGCCCTCGACCACGTCAGCAGGCGGCTCGTCGAGCGGACCGAGGAGATCGCCCGGCTGATCTCCGCCGAGAACGGCAAGCCCATGAAGTGGGCCCGCGGCGAGGTCGGCCGTGCCGTGTCCGTGTTCCGGTTCGCGGCCGAGGAGGCCCGGCGGTTCAACGGCGGCGAGGCCCAGCGGCTCGACACCGACCTGGGCGGTCAGGGGCGGCTCGCCTTCACCCGGCGCTTCCCCAAGGGTGTCGTCCTCGGTATCGCGCCCTTCAACTTTCCGCTCAACCTGTGCGCCCACAAGATCGCCCCGGCCATCGCCGCCGGCGCGCCGATCATCCTGAAGCCCGCCCCGGCCACCCCGCTGTCCGGGCTGATCCTCGGTGAGCTGCTCGCCGAGACCGAGCTTCCGGCCGGCTCCTGGAGCATCCTCCCGGTGCCGAACGACAAGATGCCCGCCCTGGTCCAGGACGAGCGTCTGCCGGTCATCTCCTTCACCGGCTCCGAGAAGGTCGGCTACGCGATCATGGACTCGGTGCCGCGCAAGCACTGCACCCTGGAGCTGGGCGGCAACGGCGCGGCGATCGTGCTCGCCGACTTCGCCTCCGACGCGGACCTCGACCGGGCCGCGACCCGCATCGCCACGTTCTCCAACTACCAGGGCGGCCAGTCCTGCATCTCCGTGCAGCGGGTGATCGCGGACGCGTCCGTGTACGACCGGCTCGTGCCGCGCATCGTCGCCGCCGTCGAGGCCCAGGTCACCGGTGACCCTGGCGACGACGCCACCGATGTCGGCCCGCTGGTCAGCGAGGACGCCGCCAAGCGCGTCGAGAACTGGGTCGAGGAGGCCGTCTCCGCCGGGGCCAGCCTTCTCACCGGCGGCAAGCGCGACGGCGCCTCCTACGCGCCGACCGTGCTGACCGACGTACCGGCCGGCACGACCCTCGCGTGCGAGGAGGTCTTCGGACCCGTCCTCACCGTGCAGAAGGTCGACGGGGAGGCCGCCGCCTTCGCCGCCGCCAACGACTCCAAGTACGGCCTCCAGGCAGGTGTGTTCACCCACGACCTGCAGACCGCGTTCCGCGCCCACCGCGCCCTCGAGGTCGGCGGCGTCGTGATCGGCGACGTGCCCTCCTACCGCGCCGACCAGATGCCGTACGGCGGCGCCAAGCAGTCCGGTGTGGGCCGTGAGGGCGTGAAGTTCGCGATGGACGACTACACCTACGAGCGCGTGATGGTCCTCACCGGCATCGCTCTCTGA
- a CDS encoding ATP-binding protein: protein MDSDGTQDARGTHATPVPRPAAPPQAPAVPPRPTRAPGAGPDDSAFLTWLRAPRPEALPGVWRFGHVPRPDAEPERIPGRQLLSGAVIAFLVGWLIWSLLWNGYLGGWWVLPLELFTPDSWRENNDRVGNAVLWYSYYTLIALAIMLAVGRLGRWGEVWRRYGPPAWLRTAPAPERAPAPEQDPASWPALRTAGAADAAERLSADARSGLMRDVDYARITRAWQGVRSGRHDLATFSGAVLKDGAAACLHPSGERDVPGRIARHDLVSGQVRLGTTADDPRNPYAYRGTGLGLGPDLLGTSLLAVGPAGSGKTGTVVRPLAESLCLHALAGRAAVVVVGAAGTGLGPEDSYDVVVRIGNPDSVYDLDLYGGTGDPDEAAAVLAEALVGDLADPHPGSDSRRSTTVLAQLLGPFRAVHQRFPSVAELRQLLDGAPGALGALRTALEGSGQASLIRELDARERQSGHPGDVAAVLADRVALLDRPAFAGFFDTSGQSRPFSLKALDHPVRVRIDLPARGHAEASRMLARLVLAQFTASIAVREDRSLFACLVLDDATGVVTPEAVRGIQRLRSGNAGAVLTLRSLDDAPRPLRGPLLGAAGCRMALAGITPWDGQDFAEVWGKEWTEARDVTDRQIIAETPAGKAVHALRRVITGKAPTARAVTVRQVERERWSASELAHAVPPGHAVLSLTSVQGEHAPPLLVDLRG from the coding sequence ATGGACAGCGACGGGACGCAGGACGCGCGGGGTACGCACGCCACGCCTGTGCCTCGGCCTGCGGCACCACCACAGGCCCCTGCGGTGCCGCCACGGCCGACGCGGGCGCCGGGTGCGGGGCCGGACGACTCGGCGTTCCTGACCTGGCTGCGGGCGCCACGACCGGAGGCGCTGCCCGGCGTGTGGCGGTTCGGGCACGTGCCCCGCCCGGACGCGGAGCCCGAGCGGATCCCGGGGCGGCAGTTGCTGAGCGGGGCGGTGATCGCCTTCCTGGTCGGGTGGCTGATCTGGTCGCTGCTCTGGAACGGCTATCTCGGTGGCTGGTGGGTGCTGCCCCTGGAGCTGTTCACCCCGGACTCCTGGCGCGAGAACAACGACCGCGTCGGCAACGCCGTCCTCTGGTACAGCTACTACACGCTCATCGCCCTCGCCATAATGCTCGCCGTCGGCCGGCTGGGCCGCTGGGGCGAGGTCTGGCGTCGCTACGGCCCGCCCGCCTGGCTTCGTACGGCACCCGCGCCCGAGCGGGCGCCCGCCCCCGAGCAGGACCCCGCGTCCTGGCCCGCGCTGCGCACCGCCGGTGCCGCGGATGCCGCCGAGCGGCTGAGTGCCGACGCTCGGTCGGGGCTGATGCGGGACGTCGACTACGCCCGGATCACCCGCGCCTGGCAGGGCGTGCGCAGTGGGCGGCACGACCTTGCCACCTTCAGCGGTGCCGTGCTCAAGGACGGCGCCGCCGCCTGTCTGCATCCGTCGGGCGAGCGCGACGTGCCGGGCCGGATCGCGCGGCACGACCTCGTCAGCGGTCAGGTGCGGCTCGGTACGACCGCCGACGATCCGCGCAATCCGTACGCCTACCGCGGGACGGGGCTGGGCCTCGGGCCCGACCTGCTCGGCACCTCCCTGCTCGCCGTCGGGCCCGCCGGGTCCGGCAAGACGGGGACCGTCGTGCGGCCGCTGGCCGAGTCGCTGTGCCTGCACGCGCTCGCCGGACGGGCCGCCGTGGTCGTGGTCGGCGCGGCGGGCACGGGGCTCGGACCGGAGGACTCGTACGACGTCGTCGTACGGATCGGAAACCCGGACTCGGTCTACGACCTGGACCTGTACGGCGGCACCGGCGACCCCGACGAGGCGGCGGCCGTGCTCGCCGAGGCGCTCGTCGGGGATCTCGCCGACCCGCATCCGGGCAGCGACAGCCGCCGCTCCACCACCGTGCTGGCCCAGCTGCTCGGGCCGTTCCGCGCGGTCCATCAGCGCTTCCCGTCCGTGGCGGAGCTACGGCAGCTGCTGGACGGCGCCCCTGGTGCGCTCGGCGCGCTGCGCACGGCGCTGGAGGGGTCCGGGCAGGCATCCCTCATTCGCGAACTCGACGCCCGGGAGCGGCAGTCGGGGCATCCCGGCGATGTGGCGGCTGTGCTCGCGGACCGGGTGGCGCTGCTCGACCGCCCTGCCTTCGCCGGGTTCTTCGACACGTCCGGGCAGTCGCGGCCGTTTTCGCTCAAGGCCCTCGACCACCCCGTCCGGGTCCGCATCGACCTGCCGGCGCGCGGGCACGCGGAGGCCTCGCGGATGCTGGCGCGGCTGGTGCTGGCGCAGTTCACGGCCAGCATCGCCGTACGGGAGGACCGGTCGCTGTTCGCCTGTCTGGTGCTGGACGACGCGACCGGCGTCGTGACGCCCGAGGCCGTACGGGGCATCCAGCGGCTGCGGTCCGGAAACGCCGGCGCGGTGCTCACGCTGCGCAGCCTGGACGACGCGCCGAGGCCACTGCGCGGGCCACTGCTCGGCGCCGCCGGGTGCCGGATGGCGCTGGCCGGGATCACGCCCTGGGACGGGCAGGACTTCGCCGAGGTGTGGGGCAAGGAGTGGACCGAGGCGCGGGACGTCACCGACCGCCAGATCATCGCGGAGACCCCGGCCGGGAAGGCCGTGCACGCGCTGCGACGGGTGATCACCGGCAAGGCGCCGACCGCGCGGGCGGTGACCGTGCGCCAGGTCGAGCGCGAGCGCTGGTCGGCGTCCGAGCTGGCGCACGCGGTGCCGCCGGGGCATGCGGTGCTGTCGCTCACCAGCGTCCAGGGCGAGCACGCGCCGCCGTTGCTGGTGGACCTGCGGGGCTGA
- a CDS encoding extracellular solute-binding protein, whose translation MTPNADSASLGTSRRSFLASTAVATAAVAGGMPLLAACGGSDSGSREGATSGKDAKKLLPTYVASTVAQPDLPSKNGSAAGYTGKVDLAALATSVPEKLGTGAPFKVMAPFWGSPPKPGNPYYKALDAAAGTKVTWQNQDGNTYGEKLGAVLASSSIPDMVVVPSWELVGKIANAVTAKFMDLGPYLAGDKVKKYPNLAAIPSDAWRMGIFGGALRGIPMPAATASFIVPFYRKDIFDKKGYSVPKSPEEFLSWAKEATSTKAKVYACGDMNWTAWGIFGVRPSGTLGWDIGDDGKLTYRVEQPEYLEALEWTRKLFDAGVVHPDDKARSGDAGNRFTAGQILVFNNDMSSWYGKTTEQAASNPDFEIEGMDIFGADGGSPKLTAAQPAGIWSLIRKGASKTTIENALAAADFAAAPYGTKERMLVDYGVEGTHYTVRDGVPVKNDLGNSQVVNAWVMLAAPAAYYAHPDFPDVARKQVEWQQRMGAFMKKTSTYGMNIVEPTRYANLSSQFEQLEIDYVRGNRRLSEVQAAISTWRSSGGDKLRDWYKELIDKNGSGN comes from the coding sequence ATGACGCCGAACGCCGACTCAGCCTCCTTGGGAACCAGCCGGAGAAGCTTCCTCGCCTCCACGGCGGTCGCCACCGCAGCGGTGGCCGGCGGGATGCCGCTGCTCGCCGCCTGCGGCGGTTCGGACAGCGGTTCGCGCGAGGGAGCCACGTCGGGCAAGGACGCGAAGAAGCTGCTGCCGACGTACGTGGCCAGCACGGTCGCCCAGCCGGACCTTCCGTCGAAGAACGGTTCGGCGGCCGGCTACACCGGCAAGGTCGACCTCGCTGCCCTTGCCACCTCGGTCCCGGAGAAGCTCGGCACCGGCGCCCCCTTCAAGGTCATGGCCCCGTTCTGGGGCTCCCCGCCGAAGCCCGGCAACCCCTACTACAAGGCGCTGGACGCCGCGGCGGGCACCAAGGTCACCTGGCAGAACCAGGACGGCAACACCTACGGCGAGAAGCTCGGCGCCGTCCTGGCCTCCAGCTCCATACCCGACATGGTGGTCGTGCCGAGCTGGGAACTGGTCGGCAAGATCGCGAACGCGGTCACCGCGAAGTTCATGGACCTTGGCCCCTACCTGGCGGGCGACAAGGTCAAGAAGTACCCGAACCTGGCGGCCATCCCCTCCGACGCCTGGCGCATGGGCATCTTCGGCGGCGCCCTGCGCGGCATCCCGATGCCGGCCGCGACTGCGTCCTTCATCGTGCCCTTCTACCGCAAGGACATCTTCGACAAGAAGGGCTACTCGGTCCCCAAGTCACCCGAAGAGTTCCTCAGTTGGGCCAAGGAGGCCACCAGCACCAAGGCCAAGGTGTACGCCTGCGGTGACATGAACTGGACCGCATGGGGCATCTTCGGCGTCCGCCCCTCCGGGACGCTCGGCTGGGACATCGGGGACGACGGCAAACTGACGTACCGCGTCGAGCAGCCCGAGTACCTGGAAGCCCTGGAGTGGACCCGCAAGCTGTTCGACGCGGGCGTGGTCCATCCCGACGACAAGGCGCGCTCGGGCGACGCGGGCAACCGTTTCACCGCCGGCCAGATCCTCGTCTTCAACAACGACATGTCCTCCTGGTACGGGAAGACCACCGAACAGGCCGCGTCCAACCCGGACTTCGAGATCGAGGGCATGGACATCTTCGGCGCGGACGGTGGCAGCCCGAAGCTGACGGCGGCCCAGCCCGCCGGTATCTGGTCGCTGATCCGCAAGGGCGCCTCGAAGACGACGATCGAGAACGCCCTGGCCGCCGCCGACTTCGCGGCAGCGCCCTACGGCACCAAGGAGCGGATGCTCGTCGACTACGGCGTCGAGGGCACCCACTACACGGTCAGGGACGGCGTCCCGGTCAAGAACGACCTGGGCAACTCCCAGGTGGTCAACGCCTGGGTGATGCTGGCCGCACCGGCCGCCTACTACGCCCACCCCGACTTCCCCGACGTCGCCCGCAAGCAGGTCGAGTGGCAGCAGCGGATGGGTGCCTTCATGAAGAAGACGTCCACGTACGGCATGAACATCGTCGAGCCGACCCGCTACGCCAATCTCTCCAGCCAGTTCGAGCAGCTGGAGATCGACTACGTGCGGGGCAACCGGAGACTGTCGGAGGTTCAGGCGGCCATCTCCACCTGGAGGTCCTCCGGCGGCGACAAGCTGCGCGACTGGTACAAGGAGCTCATCGACAAGAACGGCAGCGGCAACTGA